The proteins below are encoded in one region of Helianthus annuus cultivar XRQ/B chromosome 2, HanXRQr2.0-SUNRISE, whole genome shotgun sequence:
- the LOC110905665 gene encoding uncharacterized protein LOC110905665, with protein sequence MSDHFSVEEFSSLTNDRAWYNIIFVKVEFIWHDVDGKRLVVIFLDQHRQKIVAFVPQNLIHKYNDASLMGGFFSLNHFQIENLNYLECPKYQNYVLVWSEKKIVINEYTKLSSLTLTIPRGASLYPLVPSIIELKHDRRPQMDIVDVVGRIIEGKRDRCCFELSLQDKTGHTIQLFLSALKPSDVIRSIRAVQQRSIIYVSRLKLVHLPDSMLCFTHEHSNN encoded by the exons ATGTCTGATCATTTTTCCGTTGAAGAATTTTCATCATTGACAAATGATAGAGCATGGTATAATATAATCTTTGTTAAGGTGGAGTTTATTTGGCATGACGTCGATGGAAAGAGATTAGTGGTTATATTTCTTGATCAACAC AGACAAAAAATTGTTGCGTTCGTCCCACAAAATTTGATACACAAATATAATGACGCGTCATTGATGGGTGGTTTTTTTTCGTTGAATCATTTCCAAATTGAGAATCTCAACTATCTTGAGTGCCCAAAGTACCAGAATTACGTGTTAGTTTGGTCCGAGAAGAAAATTGTCATCAACGAATATACAAAGCTTTCTTCACTTACGCTTACGATTCCAAGGGGTGCTTCTTTATATCCATTGGTCCCTTCCATTATAGAATTGAAGCATGACAGGAGACCTCAAATGGATATTGTTG ATGTGGTTGGGAGAATAATAGAAGGCAAACGTGATCGATGTTGTTTTGAACTTTCTCTTCAAGATAAGAC TGGTCACACAATACAATTGTTTTTGTCTGCCCTGAAGCCTTCCGATGTTATACGTTCCATTCGAGCCGTGCAACAAAGGTCCATCATATATGTATCACGTCTCAAGTTGGTTCATCTACCAGATAGTATGTTATGCTTTACACATGAACATTCTAATAATTAG